The proteins below come from a single Piscinibacter gummiphilus genomic window:
- a CDS encoding polysaccharide polymerase, protein MAATWNDHAAPSAWARPVDQPPGSLPGAGVSDSTVYAGFLLLAVVMHHWLLCLMHNKGISVSVGRVAMAEMVIYIACVPLLLARLSLRSLITVFAVLGACGLFALLRGGYFDAKAARDLMIPLVFFWAGRSFGQNGRSLDRPLLAIAAVVVFIGLVQAVIPNLYNSLFNTFSYYVSLGGISEASAQVSGQAVTLNGMRPEGIGRTLLPQVLGAQRVSSVFLEPVSLGNFAVILLGWGLAKPGTQWRTSAWFVVAALVCIVLADSRFGFYMTGLMVLLRLVLHGRAHLLGIVFPALGAMALLVLASYLPGAGDNLVGRMTVSGQFLLGFDHLSLLGLRDFATNFGDMGYAYVFSRFSLLGAGLMWVCFYALPLHDETARRFRTFMSAYMTLILCVSGTSLFALKTAGVMWFALGALSMRRPESERDTELDIRIP, encoded by the coding sequence ATGGCCGCGACCTGGAACGATCACGCAGCGCCGAGTGCCTGGGCGCGCCCCGTCGATCAGCCCCCCGGCAGCCTGCCCGGCGCCGGCGTGAGCGACTCGACCGTCTACGCCGGCTTCCTGCTGCTGGCCGTGGTGATGCACCACTGGCTGCTGTGCCTCATGCACAACAAGGGCATCAGCGTGTCGGTGGGCCGCGTGGCGATGGCCGAGATGGTGATCTACATCGCCTGCGTGCCGCTGCTGCTCGCGCGCCTGTCGTTGCGCTCGCTCATCACCGTGTTCGCGGTGCTCGGCGCCTGTGGGCTCTTCGCGCTGCTGCGCGGCGGCTATTTCGATGCCAAGGCGGCACGCGACCTGATGATCCCGCTCGTCTTCTTCTGGGCCGGGCGCAGCTTCGGGCAGAACGGCCGCTCGCTCGACCGGCCGCTGCTCGCCATCGCGGCGGTGGTGGTGTTCATCGGCCTGGTGCAGGCGGTCATCCCCAACCTCTACAACAGCCTCTTCAACACGTTCAGCTACTACGTGAGCCTGGGCGGCATCAGCGAGGCCTCGGCGCAGGTGAGCGGCCAGGCCGTCACCCTGAACGGCATGCGACCCGAAGGCATCGGCCGCACGCTGCTGCCGCAGGTGCTGGGCGCGCAACGTGTGTCGTCGGTGTTCCTGGAGCCGGTGTCGCTCGGCAACTTCGCGGTGATCCTGCTCGGCTGGGGCCTGGCCAAGCCGGGCACTCAGTGGCGCACGTCCGCGTGGTTCGTCGTCGCTGCGCTCGTGTGCATCGTGCTCGCGGATTCGCGCTTCGGCTTCTACATGACCGGCCTGATGGTGCTGCTGCGCCTCGTGCTGCACGGCCGCGCGCACCTGCTGGGCATCGTCTTCCCCGCGCTCGGCGCGATGGCGCTGCTCGTGCTCGCGAGCTACCTGCCTGGCGCCGGCGACAACCTCGTCGGCCGCATGACGGTGAGCGGCCAGTTCCTGCTCGGCTTCGACCACCTGAGCCTGCTCGGCCTGCGCGACTTCGCCACCAACTTCGGCGACATGGGCTACGCCTACGTCTTCAGCCGCTTCAGCCTGCTGGGCGCCGGGCTGATGTGGGTGTGCTTCTACGCGCTGCCGCTGCACGACGAGACCGCGCGGCGCTTTCGCACCTTCATGTCGGCCTACATGACCTTGATCCTGTGTGTGAGCGGCACTTCGCTCTTTGCGCTGAAGACGGCCGGCGTGATGTGGTTTGCGCTCGGGGCGCTGTCGATGCGCAGGCCCGAGAGCGAGCGGGACACGGAACTGGACATACGCATTCCTTAG
- the epsI gene encoding exosortase-associated protein EpsI, B-type, producing MPLLRAIWLLAAMLIAVGLAQGLKPIRLMADRLPAIDLKAQVPDEFSGWKLDPDTAPVLPDPSLQQRLDSLYDQTLARTYVNAQGERVMLTIAYGRDQSSEATAVHRPEFCYGAQGFDVRGAGIGRVALPAGQVTVQRLVGRLGPRVEPISYWVTLAEEATLPGVGRKLEQLRHGLEGEVADGMLVRVSTLAKPGAEVSPASYATQDRFLQDLARALPQAVRPRYFGA from the coding sequence ATGCCCTTGTTGCGCGCCATCTGGCTGCTGGCCGCGATGCTCATCGCCGTCGGCCTGGCCCAGGGCCTCAAGCCCATTCGCCTGATGGCCGACCGCCTGCCGGCGATCGACCTCAAGGCGCAGGTGCCCGACGAGTTCTCCGGCTGGAAGCTCGACCCCGACACCGCCCCCGTGCTGCCCGACCCCTCGCTGCAGCAGCGGCTCGATTCGCTCTACGACCAGACGCTCGCCCGCACCTACGTCAACGCGCAGGGCGAGCGGGTGATGCTCACCATTGCCTACGGCCGCGACCAGAGCTCCGAGGCCACGGCGGTGCACCGCCCCGAGTTCTGCTACGGCGCGCAAGGCTTCGACGTGCGCGGCGCCGGCATCGGCCGCGTCGCGCTGCCGGCCGGCCAGGTGACGGTGCAGCGCCTGGTGGGCCGGCTCGGGCCCCGCGTGGAGCCCATCAGCTACTGGGTGACGCTCGCCGAAGAAGCGACGCTGCCCGGCGTGGGCCGCAAGCTCGAGCAGCTGCGCCACGGGCTCGAAGGCGAGGTGGCCGACGGCATGCTGGTGCGGGTGTCGACGCTCGCGAAGCCTGGGGCCGAGGTGTCGCCGGCGTCGTACGCCACGCAAGACCGCTTCCTGCAAGACCTCGCACGTGCGCTGCCGCAGGCCGTGCGCCCGCGCTACTTCGGCGCCTGA
- the xrtB gene encoding exosortase B: MSSIGHVPHHPGSLTTTWEEPPEVSAHTASRAIAGVLLVGLLAMYVPTALRLIDQVWSTAEQGHGPLILALCAWMAWQRRKQLAALPDTPNRWLGMPLLVLSLAAYVLGHSQGILGLEAASQLGVLTALLLCFKGLAGVRLMALPLAFMAFTVPLPGIFVQTVTMPLKVAVSACAEWLLHGVGYPVGRMGVVLVIGQYQLLVADACAGLNSMFTLEALGFLWMSMRPRSTPARDAALALAILPISFVANVVRVMVLVLVTYHFGDAAGQGFAHDFSGIVLFVAAVLMMIVAESVIRRPRAEGRS; the protein is encoded by the coding sequence ATGTCGTCGATCGGCCACGTTCCCCATCACCCCGGGTCGCTCACCACCACGTGGGAAGAGCCGCCCGAGGTCTCGGCGCACACCGCGAGCCGCGCCATCGCCGGGGTGCTGCTCGTCGGGCTGCTGGCGATGTACGTGCCGACGGCGCTGCGCCTGATCGACCAGGTGTGGTCGACCGCCGAGCAGGGCCATGGCCCGCTGATCCTCGCGCTGTGTGCGTGGATGGCGTGGCAGCGCCGCAAGCAGCTCGCAGCACTCCCCGACACGCCCAACCGCTGGCTCGGCATGCCCTTGCTCGTGCTCTCGCTCGCGGCCTACGTGCTGGGCCATTCGCAGGGTATCCTCGGGCTCGAGGCGGCCTCGCAGCTCGGCGTGCTGACGGCGCTGCTGCTGTGCTTCAAGGGCTTGGCGGGCGTGCGGCTCATGGCCCTGCCGCTCGCCTTCATGGCCTTCACCGTGCCGCTGCCGGGCATCTTCGTGCAGACGGTCACCATGCCGCTCAAGGTGGCCGTCTCGGCCTGCGCCGAGTGGCTGCTGCACGGCGTGGGCTATCCGGTCGGCCGCATGGGCGTGGTGCTCGTGATCGGCCAGTACCAGCTCCTGGTGGCCGACGCCTGCGCCGGCCTCAACTCGATGTTCACGCTCGAAGCGCTGGGCTTCCTGTGGATGAGCATGCGCCCGCGCAGCACCCCGGCGCGTGATGCGGCACTGGCGCTCGCGATCCTGCCGATCTCTTTCGTGGCCAACGTGGTGCGGGTGATGGTGCTGGTGCTCGTCACCTACCACTTCGGCGATGCGGCAGGGCAGGGCTTCGCGCACGACTTCTCGGGCATCGTGCTCTTCGTCGCCGCGGTGCTGATGATGATCGTGGCCGAGTCGGTCATCCGGCGGCCGCGGGCCGAGGGGCGGTCATGA
- a CDS encoding polysaccharide biosynthesis tyrosine autokinase, with protein sequence MRIEARTEEPRFDASESIWGAEADVVVTDRPIGSILTETKRLPAGQIDKVLEYQRRKGIRFGEAAVALKLITEDDVLYALSQQFHYPYAPHTRRDLSGELVAAMQPFSDQAEAFRALRSQLMMRMFMPGAAPRALAIVSPEKGDGKTFFAANLAIAMAQLGGRTLLIDANLRGPRIHQLFSIEEKAGLSGVLSGRVQANVIHQIADLNTLFVLPVGVAPPNPLELVERPAFSRLLSELLGKFDHVIVDTPASQRGSDAGVIAARCGAALVVARRHQSRLGALHQLVSRLKDSPAQLAGVVINEY encoded by the coding sequence ATGAGAATCGAAGCACGCACCGAGGAGCCGCGTTTCGACGCCTCCGAATCGATCTGGGGTGCCGAGGCCGACGTGGTCGTGACCGACCGGCCCATCGGCAGCATCCTCACCGAGACCAAGCGCCTGCCCGCCGGGCAGATCGACAAGGTGCTCGAGTACCAGCGCCGCAAGGGCATCCGCTTCGGCGAGGCGGCCGTCGCGCTCAAGCTCATCACCGAAGACGACGTGCTGTATGCGCTGTCGCAGCAGTTCCACTACCCGTATGCGCCGCACACCCGGCGCGACCTGAGCGGCGAGCTGGTGGCGGCGATGCAGCCTTTCAGCGACCAGGCCGAGGCCTTCCGGGCGCTGCGCAGCCAGCTCATGATGCGCATGTTCATGCCCGGCGCCGCCCCGCGGGCGCTGGCCATCGTGAGCCCGGAGAAGGGCGACGGCAAGACCTTCTTCGCGGCCAACCTCGCCATCGCGATGGCGCAGCTCGGCGGCCGCACGCTCCTGATCGACGCCAACCTGCGCGGCCCGCGCATCCACCAGCTCTTCTCGATCGAAGAGAAGGCGGGGCTGTCGGGCGTGCTGAGCGGGCGGGTGCAGGCCAACGTCATCCATCAGATCGCCGACCTCAACACGCTCTTCGTGCTGCCCGTGGGCGTAGCGCCGCCCAACCCGCTGGAGCTGGTCGAGCGGCCCGCCTTCAGCCGGCTGCTCTCGGAGCTGCTGGGCAAGTTCGACCACGTGATCGTCGACACGCCGGCCTCGCAGCGCGGCTCCGATGCGGGTGTGATCGCGGCGCGCTGCGGTGCGGCCCTGGTGGTGGCGCGCCGCCATCAGAGCCGCCTCGGGGCGCTGCACCAACTGGTCAGCCGCCTCAAGGACAGCCCCGCGCAGCTCGCCGGCGTGGTCATCAACGAATACTGA
- the epsF gene encoding chain length determinant protein EpsF has product MNFTQFLAVLRARWLTAVATFFVVLATVVGVSMLLPPKYKATAAVLVDMRSNDPIAGQVSPNGLPMSYISTQADIITSPRVAQRVVRELKLTESPQLRQQWMDATDGDGSFEVWLSEALQTDLDVKPSRESSVINVSFTSRDPKFSAALANAFVQSYLDTTLDLRVDPAKQYSSFFDSRQKELREALEKAQAKLSKYQQQHGIIATDERYDVETARLNELSSQLVAVQAITAESSSRAAQAKNSSTLGDVINNPVVQGLRSDLSRAEAKFKEMSVRMGDAHPAVIEAKANISELRARIAEESRRVTGSVSTDNNINQSREGQLRSELAAQRARVQQMKAQRDEAMVLQRDVESAQRAYDAVAARLTQSSLESQTKLTNTALLAAATPPSRPASPNLALNSLLGVFVGLMFAVAFALLRELRDRRLRSVHDAVQVLGLPVLGHLPGPMKKPLLGRQRLVLPQQVMARLPRARQREAAAAVGGGREA; this is encoded by the coding sequence ATGAATTTCACGCAGTTCCTTGCTGTTCTTCGAGCGCGCTGGCTCACCGCGGTGGCCACCTTCTTCGTGGTGCTCGCCACGGTGGTGGGGGTCAGCATGCTGCTGCCGCCCAAGTACAAGGCGACGGCCGCCGTGCTGGTCGACATGCGCTCCAACGACCCGATCGCCGGGCAGGTCTCGCCCAATGGCCTGCCCATGAGCTACATCTCCACGCAGGCCGACATCATCACCAGCCCGCGCGTGGCGCAGCGCGTGGTGCGCGAACTCAAGCTCACCGAAAGCCCGCAGCTGCGCCAGCAGTGGATGGACGCGACCGATGGTGACGGCAGCTTCGAGGTGTGGCTGTCGGAGGCGCTGCAGACCGACCTCGACGTGAAGCCCTCGCGCGAGAGCAGCGTCATCAACGTGAGCTTCACCTCGCGCGACCCGAAGTTCAGCGCAGCGCTGGCCAATGCCTTCGTGCAGTCCTACCTCGACACCACGCTCGACCTGCGGGTGGACCCGGCCAAGCAGTACAGCAGCTTCTTCGACAGCCGCCAGAAGGAGCTGCGCGAGGCGCTGGAGAAGGCGCAGGCCAAGCTCTCGAAGTACCAGCAGCAGCACGGGATCATCGCGACCGACGAGCGCTACGACGTCGAGACCGCGCGCCTCAACGAGCTGTCGTCGCAGCTCGTGGCCGTGCAGGCCATCACCGCCGAGTCGTCGAGCCGCGCGGCGCAGGCGAAGAACTCCTCCACGCTCGGTGACGTCATCAACAACCCGGTGGTGCAGGGCCTGCGCTCCGACCTGAGCCGCGCCGAAGCCAAGTTCAAGGAGATGAGCGTGCGCATGGGCGACGCGCACCCGGCGGTGATCGAGGCCAAGGCCAACATCAGCGAGCTGCGCGCGCGCATCGCCGAAGAGAGCCGGCGCGTGACCGGCAGCGTCTCGACCGACAACAACATCAACCAGTCGCGAGAAGGCCAGCTGCGCAGCGAGCTCGCCGCCCAGCGTGCGCGTGTGCAGCAGATGAAGGCGCAGCGCGACGAGGCGATGGTGCTGCAGCGCGACGTGGAAAGCGCCCAGCGCGCGTATGACGCCGTGGCCGCGCGCCTCACCCAGAGCAGCCTGGAGAGCCAGACCAAGCTCACCAACACCGCGCTGCTGGCCGCGGCCACGCCGCCCAGCCGGCCGGCCTCGCCCAACCTCGCGCTGAACTCGCTGCTCGGCGTGTTCGTGGGGCTGATGTTCGCGGTGGCCTTTGCGCTCCTGCGTGAGCTGCGCGACCGGCGCCTGCGCAGCGTGCACGACGCGGTGCAGGTGCTCGGCCTGCCGGTGCTGGGCCACCTGCCCGGTCCGATGAAGAAGCCCCTGCTCGGCCGCCAGCGCCTGGTGCTGCCGCAGCAGGTGATGGCGCGGCTGCCGCGTGCGCGGCAGCGTGAGGCCGCAGCGGCGGTGGGTGGAGGGAGAGAAGCATGA
- the epsE gene encoding polysaccharide export protein EpsE, with amino-acid sequence MTRRLTATCASVCVSLVLAACANAPMPADPAATPAAQARAPVPTPPPEPANRAPSGPDRSRDYVVGAGDVLRINVYQNADLSLETRVNESGVISYPLLGQVVVGGRSVGEVEAAIADGLKKGNFIKQPQVSVLVTQVRGNQASVLGMAGRPGRYPIEVKGMRLSELLALAGGVASGGSEIVTLSGIREGRPFRQRVDVSQLFGGNTAAEDPIVLNGDTLYIDKLPTVYIYGEVQRPGPIALTPDMTLMQALASGGGLTQRGTERGMKVHRRNAKGQVEIVELRMTDTLRPGDVIYVRESLF; translated from the coding sequence ATGACCCGTCGCCTGACGGCCACCTGCGCTTCTGTCTGCGTGTCGCTCGTGCTGGCGGCATGCGCCAACGCCCCGATGCCTGCGGACCCCGCTGCAACCCCCGCGGCACAGGCGCGCGCGCCGGTGCCCACGCCGCCGCCCGAGCCGGCGAACCGCGCGCCGAGCGGCCCCGACCGCAGCCGCGACTACGTGGTCGGTGCCGGCGACGTGCTGCGCATCAACGTCTACCAAAACGCCGACCTCTCGCTGGAGACCCGCGTCAATGAGAGCGGTGTCATCTCGTACCCGCTGCTCGGCCAGGTGGTCGTGGGCGGGCGCTCGGTCGGCGAGGTCGAGGCGGCCATTGCCGACGGCTTGAAGAAGGGCAACTTCATCAAGCAGCCGCAGGTGTCGGTCCTCGTCACCCAGGTGCGTGGCAACCAGGCCTCGGTGCTGGGCATGGCCGGCCGGCCGGGGCGCTATCCGATCGAGGTGAAAGGCATGCGCCTGTCGGAGCTCCTGGCACTGGCCGGCGGCGTGGCCTCGGGCGGCAGCGAGATCGTCACCTTGAGCGGCATCCGCGAAGGCCGGCCCTTCCGCCAGCGGGTCGACGTGTCGCAGCTCTTCGGCGGCAACACCGCCGCCGAAGACCCGATCGTGCTCAACGGCGACACGCTCTACATCGACAAGCTGCCCACCGTCTACATCTACGGCGAGGTGCAGCGGCCCGGCCCGATCGCGCTCACGCCCGACATGACGCTGATGCAGGCCCTGGCCAGCGGCGGCGGTCTCACCCAGCGCGGCACCGAGCGCGGCATGAAGGTGCATCGCCGCAATGCCAAGGGCCAGGTCGAGATCGTCGAGCTGCGCATGACCGACACCTTGCGGCCCGGCGACGTGATCTACGTGCGCGAAAGCCTGTTCTGA
- a CDS encoding EpsD family peptidyl-prolyl cis-trans isomerase has protein sequence MLLLAAAAVALSACGGKPRDANTQIAAKVNREEISVHQVNYFLQRQGAVAPDQVDAAGRQTLEALVDQEVAVQAAIEQKLDRDPMVVQSLEAARRELLARAYAERLAQSVSPPTPQEVKQYYDSKPALFARRRLYTLVDTAIEATPEQQKPIEAQMPTTRGTADVSLVLRQAGVRFGSRRTTIGAEALPLHAVDAMAALNEGQSLLVGGPRDAHIYTVIETRPAPLNLEEARGAIENFLIAERRRTALEQQIKALRSNARIEYRGRFAQPASAPATPVATTAPATPVAAAASAVQPDTSPVDNAVALEERSRSLTKTTYPNK, from the coding sequence GTGCTGCTCCTCGCCGCGGCTGCCGTGGCCTTGTCTGCCTGCGGCGGGAAGCCTCGTGATGCCAACACGCAGATCGCGGCCAAGGTCAACCGGGAAGAGATCTCGGTCCACCAGGTCAACTACTTCCTGCAGCGCCAGGGCGCCGTAGCCCCCGATCAGGTCGACGCCGCCGGCCGCCAGACGCTCGAAGCGCTGGTCGATCAGGAAGTTGCCGTGCAGGCGGCCATCGAGCAGAAGCTCGACCGCGACCCGATGGTGGTGCAGTCGCTCGAAGCTGCGCGCCGCGAGCTGCTCGCACGCGCCTACGCCGAGCGGCTTGCGCAGAGCGTCTCGCCGCCCACGCCGCAGGAGGTGAAGCAGTACTACGACAGCAAGCCCGCGCTCTTCGCGCGGCGCCGCCTCTACACGCTCGTCGACACCGCCATCGAGGCCACCCCCGAGCAGCAAAAGCCCATTGAGGCGCAGATGCCCACCACGCGTGGCACGGCCGACGTGAGCCTCGTGCTGCGCCAGGCCGGCGTGCGCTTCGGCTCGCGCCGCACCACCATCGGCGCGGAGGCGTTGCCGCTGCATGCGGTCGATGCGATGGCAGCGCTCAACGAAGGCCAGTCCCTGCTCGTGGGCGGCCCGCGCGATGCGCACATCTACACCGTGATCGAGACGCGCCCCGCACCGCTCAACCTCGAAGAGGCACGCGGCGCGATCGAGAACTTCCTCATCGCCGAGCGCCGCCGCACCGCACTCGAGCAGCAGATCAAGGCCCTGCGCAGCAACGCGCGCATCGAATACCGGGGCCGCTTCGCACAGCCGGCATCCGCGCCGGCCACCCCGGTCGCGACGACGGCGCCTGCGACCCCCGTTGCGGCGGCGGCCTCAGCCGTCCAGCCCGACACCTCGCCGGTCGACAACGCCGTGGCGCTCGAAGAGCGCAGCCGTTCGTTGACCAAGACCACCTACCCCAACAAGTGA
- a CDS encoding two-component system response regulator: MQRELHLAGPQDVLYIEDHPTNVHLMQALFKRCPHLNLVVAQDGREARRLAGDLRPGLLLVDLRLPDCHGSDLLEELRQREGYADIPAVAVTAEPAFRIEGTSFCEVWPKPLDLAFVLDRLDQFAANGPFFAQLQRTPAVLQP; the protein is encoded by the coding sequence ATGCAACGCGAACTCCACCTGGCAGGCCCGCAAGACGTTCTCTACATCGAGGACCACCCGACCAACGTGCACCTGATGCAGGCGCTCTTCAAACGCTGCCCGCACCTCAACCTCGTGGTGGCGCAAGACGGCCGCGAGGCGCGCCGCCTGGCGGGTGACCTGCGCCCGGGCCTGCTGCTGGTCGACCTGCGCTTGCCCGACTGCCACGGCAGCGACCTTCTCGAAGAGCTGCGCCAACGCGAGGGTTACGCCGACATCCCCGCGGTGGCCGTGACAGCCGAGCCGGCGTTTCGCATCGAAGGCACGAGCTTCTGCGAGGTGTGGCCCAAGCCGCTCGACCTCGCCTTCGTGCTCGATCGGCTCGACCAGTTCGCCGCGAATGGCCCCTTCTTCGCCCAACTGCAGCGCACGCCCGCTGTGCTCCAACCATGA
- a CDS encoding BON domain-containing protein has product MNAFKTTTTVAALAAVFALSACDRNADERTAGERLDGAVANAEQRADEAKSDVRRETAEAKSDIATAANQAGDKMKDAAITTKVNAELARDNDLSAIKINVDTAAGHVVLRGTAPNDAARDRATTIAQRVDGVLSVDNQLTVGQQG; this is encoded by the coding sequence ATGAACGCATTCAAGACCACCACCACCGTCGCCGCACTGGCCGCCGTGTTCGCGCTGTCGGCCTGCGACCGCAACGCCGACGAGCGCACCGCCGGCGAGCGCCTGGACGGCGCCGTCGCGAACGCCGAGCAGCGTGCCGACGAAGCCAAGTCCGACGTTCGCCGCGAGACCGCCGAAGCCAAGTCCGACATCGCCACCGCCGCCAACCAGGCCGGCGACAAGATGAAGGATGCCGCCATCACCACCAAGGTCAACGCCGAGCTGGCGCGTGACAACGACCTGAGCGCCATCAAGATCAACGTCGACACCGCCGCAGGCCATGTGGTGCTGCGCGGCACGGCGCCCAACGATGCCGCCCGCGACCGCGCCACCACCATCGCCCAGCGTGTGGACGGCGTGCTCTCCGTCGACAACCAGCTCACCGTGGGTCAGCAGGGCTGA
- a CDS encoding DUF3501 family protein translates to MTITRDSLLTLEAYAKIRKSSAPEIIAHRKRRTVRLGEHISLQFEDETTIRRQIQEMLHIEKIFMEEGIQGEIDAYLPLVPDGSNWKATMLIEYPDVHERKRELARLIGVEDRMFVEVEGHARIYAIADEDLDRENEEKTSAVHFVRFEFPPAARSAVRAGAQVKLGCDHTNYPAHVQIAPETLASLAGDLR, encoded by the coding sequence ATGACCATCACAAGAGACAGCCTGCTCACGCTCGAGGCCTACGCCAAGATCCGCAAGTCGAGCGCACCCGAGATCATTGCCCACCGCAAGCGCCGCACGGTGCGCCTGGGCGAGCACATCTCGCTGCAGTTCGAAGACGAGACCACCATCCGCCGGCAGATCCAGGAGATGCTGCACATCGAGAAGATCTTCATGGAGGAGGGCATCCAGGGCGAGATCGACGCCTACCTCCCGCTCGTGCCCGATGGCAGCAACTGGAAGGCGACCATGCTCATCGAGTACCCCGACGTGCATGAGCGCAAGCGCGAGCTGGCCCGCCTCATCGGGGTGGAAGACCGCATGTTCGTCGAGGTCGAAGGCCATGCGCGGATCTATGCCATCGCCGACGAAGACCTCGACCGCGAGAACGAAGAGAAGACTTCAGCGGTGCACTTCGTGCGCTTCGAGTTCCCGCCCGCGGCCCGGAGCGCGGTGCGCGCGGGCGCGCAGGTGAAGCTCGGCTGCGACCACACGAACTACCCGGCGCATGTGCAGATTGCGCCCGAGACGCTCGCAAGCCTGGCCGGCGACCTGCGATGA
- a CDS encoding heterodisulfide reductase-related iron-sulfur binding cluster has product MSMREGNLEAPTRHPIDWQNPDFYDEANCFQEMERIFDICHGCRRCVSLCQSFPNLFDLVDATESGEVEGVAKADYWKVVDQCYLCDLCYMTKCPYVPPHPWQLDFPHTMLRAKAIKFKKGEVKTGEKLLASTDVHGQFAGIPIVVQVANALNKTKPMRKVLDAALGVHPDAWLPDLASSRFRWSAKKKGDAKDVKNGERTPGKVAVYATCYVNYNEPGIGHDLVKLLEHNEIPYELVSKESCCGMPKLELGDLDEVAKHKEANIPVLARYAKEGYAILSAIPSCTLMYKQELPLMFPGDADVAAVQEAMYDPFEYFMARHKDGLLKTDFKQPLGKVSYHIPCHGRVQKIGRKTEEMFKLIGAAVTVQLNTVERCSGHAGTYGVKTPTHPVAMKIGKPVFKSMAKDEPDYISSDCQLAGHHIAQGMQQQGSPEAKLAHPLSLVRMAYGL; this is encoded by the coding sequence ATGAGCATGCGAGAAGGCAACCTCGAGGCACCCACTCGCCACCCCATCGACTGGCAGAACCCCGACTTCTACGACGAAGCCAATTGCTTCCAGGAGATGGAGCGCATCTTCGACATCTGCCACGGCTGCAGGCGCTGCGTGAGCCTGTGCCAGTCCTTCCCCAACCTCTTCGACCTGGTCGACGCCACCGAGTCCGGTGAGGTGGAGGGCGTGGCCAAGGCCGATTACTGGAAGGTGGTCGACCAGTGCTACCTGTGCGACCTCTGCTACATGACCAAGTGCCCCTACGTGCCGCCGCACCCGTGGCAGCTCGACTTCCCGCACACCATGCTGCGGGCCAAGGCCATCAAGTTCAAGAAGGGCGAGGTGAAGACGGGCGAGAAGCTGCTCGCCTCGACCGACGTGCACGGCCAGTTCGCCGGCATTCCCATCGTCGTGCAGGTGGCCAATGCGCTCAACAAGACCAAGCCGATGCGCAAGGTGCTCGACGCTGCGCTCGGCGTGCACCCCGATGCGTGGCTGCCCGATCTCGCCAGCAGCCGCTTCCGCTGGAGCGCGAAGAAGAAGGGCGATGCGAAAGACGTGAAGAACGGCGAGCGCACGCCCGGCAAGGTGGCGGTCTATGCCACCTGCTACGTCAACTACAACGAGCCCGGGATCGGGCACGACCTGGTGAAGCTCCTGGAGCACAACGAGATCCCCTACGAGCTCGTGAGCAAGGAGTCATGCTGCGGCATGCCCAAGCTGGAGCTGGGTGACCTCGATGAAGTGGCGAAGCACAAGGAGGCCAACATCCCCGTCCTCGCGCGCTATGCGAAAGAGGGCTACGCCATCCTCTCGGCCATTCCGAGCTGCACGCTGATGTACAAGCAGGAGCTGCCGCTGATGTTCCCGGGCGACGCCGACGTGGCCGCGGTGCAGGAGGCGATGTACGACCCCTTCGAGTACTTCATGGCGCGGCATAAGGACGGCCTGCTCAAGACCGACTTCAAGCAGCCGCTCGGCAAGGTGAGTTACCACATCCCCTGCCACGGCCGCGTGCAGAAGATCGGCCGCAAGACCGAAGAGATGTTCAAGCTCATCGGCGCGGCCGTCACGGTGCAGCTCAACACGGTGGAGCGCTGCTCGGGCCATGCTGGCACCTATGGCGTGAAGACGCCCACGCATCCGGTGGCGATGAAGATCGGCAAGCCGGTCTTCAAGAGCATGGCGAAGGATGAGCCCGACTACATCAGCTCCGACTGCCAGCTCGCTGGCCACCACATCGCCCAAGGCATGCAGCAGCAGGGCTCGCCCGAGGCGAAGCTTGCGCACCCCTTGAGCCTGGTGCGCATGGCCTACGGGCTTTGA
- a CDS encoding rubrerythrin family protein, protein MASLKGSKTEQHLKDAFAGESQANRRYLYFANKADIEGQNDVAALFRSTAEGETGHAHGHLEFLEAVGDPATGLPIGSSRNNLKAAVAGETHEYTDMYPGMAKTARDEGFDEIADWFETLAKAERSHANRYQKALDALVD, encoded by the coding sequence ATGGCCAGCTTGAAAGGATCCAAGACCGAGCAGCACCTGAAAGACGCCTTCGCAGGAGAGTCGCAGGCCAACCGCCGATACCTGTATTTCGCGAACAAGGCCGACATCGAAGGCCAGAACGACGTGGCAGCCTTGTTCCGCTCCACCGCCGAAGGCGAGACCGGCCATGCGCATGGCCACCTGGAGTTCCTCGAAGCCGTGGGTGACCCGGCGACGGGCCTGCCGATCGGCTCCAGCCGCAACAACCTCAAGGCCGCCGTGGCCGGCGAGACGCACGAGTACACCGACATGTACCCGGGCATGGCCAAGACGGCGCGCGACGAAGGCTTCGACGAGATCGCCGACTGGTTCGAGACGCTGGCCAAGGCTGAGCGCTCGCACGCCAACCGCTACCAGAAGGCCCTCGACGCGCTGGTCGACTGA